The DNA sequence GAGTATTTCACGGAGACCTCGGATCTCTTCTTGCTGTTTGTAGAATGCTTCACGGAgctgggggggggcggggatgGTTGTCAGATTCTAAACTGTTTATCCACTAGGGGGCAATTAAACTGCGACATTCTTTGATCATATGCAGGTTTTTCCCGGCTCAAATTTAGCGGCAGTGGAACTATTCTCATTAGCATGTGTACATAGGGCGTGGCTCCACAAGTTCAAACAGTTTTTCTGTAAGGTATTTGCATGTATCgttggtgtttgttttttgtaacgCACTTGTTGGCATCTCAGCATGACAAATACGAGCTGCTTTTATGGGACATTTCTGAGAAGTCAAAACCACAAGAatttaagatttttattttccgGGGTAATCAAATTTGCTTGGTTacaaaagaaactattttgaagAGCCCTGAACCCATTTGCACATTTGCAGCTGGAAAGAAAAATGGTCACTCTTtttctaaatatattatttattttttgggttggtGGAGATTTTACAACGCAAACTCCGATTGTTTGTGATACAGCGTCGGCCTGTTACCTCATCCTGTGTGGTGGGCGGCGGCCTCTCCGCAGGCTCGCAGCAGTGGGGCGTGATGTCGTACGTCCACAGCTGTGACTCATCTGACTGCCAGCCCGACAGCATGTCTGTGTCTCTGTGATATTTGGCATCCTGGTAGGCCAGCTGTTCCTGTAGGAAGTTCtagtcaacaacaaaaaaaagatgataagTTTTGTTAGGGTAGCGTATTTGCCCACGATGCCAATGATATAATGGGATGTAGTGTACCGCTTGTTACACAAAAAATTCCCACCCCGAGTTAGTACCTTCTCCATGAGTCCCGGGGTCGAGCGGGGCAGTGCTTCTGTGGTCGGCCTCTTGGTGTACCAGCTCCTCCCAGCGAGGCTTTCTGGGTAAGGGTTGACCGCTCGAATGCCAGGATGTAGAGACATCAAGACTGGGCCTGCTGGAGGCACAGGAGGAGTTTCTGCTGAGTCAATGTGGGAAAACCACTGTCCTCCGTCTTGGCTCGGATGGGTCACTGACCCCTGTTGATTCCCGTCAGCCACTCTTGAGCCGTCATGGCGGCCCGGTTTCCCGCTGTCATTGGATACAGATCCTCGTGGAATGTCGCCGACTGACGGAGCAGacaaaacatttgatgctttcTACATTTGCAACTGAGCTCGTGAGTTAGATCAACCTTCTTGCGCGGTACAATCATTGACAGCGGCTCCACCAGGCCTTTGACAGCGATCAGGCGATAGAATCGGAATATCTCGCAGATGTTGACGTCCAGGCCACGCTTTGGCATCACCGCTGCGCTGCCACGGAGGTTATGTTTAGCGTAGCACAAATGAAATCATCAGCCCTTTGCAAATTCTTAAACTTCCTGTGCAAGACTAAAGTTTGTGATGTTTGAGTTCTGCCACTGATGATTTGGTAAGGCTTTGTTTTGGAGAGTAGCCAACTGATCTAAAGACTGTCTTGAATAGTTTGAACTTTGAATTAGTCTTGGCTGGTGTTGGTCCGTATCTCACCGAGTCCTTTGTGAGGCAGCGGGGACCTAAACTCTGTCAGGAAGCTGATGTAAGGTTTCTCCGAACTCAGCTCGTAGTACCTGATGTTCCCATCACCCTGCAGCACACTTACTTTAGCTGACATTCTACTATTGGTCTGCAATGATGATGAAAAGCAATAGAAGCATTGTAAGGCATGTATTGATTGAAATGGATGCGCTGACCTTCCCAGCCAGGTAAAGCATGTCAGTGTCTGGATCAAAGAACGGGAAGAGAACTCCTGCAGAACCGTCCAGATCTTCTTCGTACAGAGGCTCCGACAAGTCATCctgctcacaaaaaaaacaaaaaaacacaagatgcTGCTGCTTCCTTCCTGTCTTTTAGTGCAATCATACACTACTCGGCCCCCGTCAGGGATATACAGCTTTCGGGTGAAGCTTCAGGATCAATCTAAAATGAACTATGTCCTTTACAGGAGACCTTAATTTCAcattctctaaacttttgaatgtacTTGTCCAGCTGTTCAATGTTGACTTACTTTTGGCCTAACTTTCTACTCTGTAAAAAGGAACTGAAGTTACCGGGTCCCAGAGGACGATCTGTCTGTGGTTCCAGGGCGAGCAACCGGTGCTCAGCAGCATCTTCAAACCTCTGATGTACACAACCTTGTTGGCCCTGTGATATTTGTTGCAGGACACCTGCGGCACCAGCACACAAGGTCACGTGTTGTCTCCAGTCTctcaacacaaaaacacacctgGAGAATCCTTCCTGTGCGGGGGTCCAGCACTCGAACGCGCCTGTCTTTGGACGCAACTGCCAGCCGGTTTCCTTCCAGGTTGAAGCTGACGGACAGCAGCAACATCTCTGACGGGAAGCGGTGGTGGACTGGCGCCATGACCACACGCACCGGACACCTGAGCACCGCCCCGTCCTGCGACACGTCCCACAGGAGGACCTGGAGACAGATTTCTTCTGGAATGATTTCCAAGACCGCTGCCTTTATTCGGGACCTAACCTTGTAGTCGTAGGCCGAGCTTAGTAGGAGGTTCTCAGCGGTCGGATGCCACTCGATCAGCCCTACCCTCCTGGAGTGACCAATCAGAGTCTTCCTGGCCTGGGTGAGGTTTCGTTCGACACCACAGCTCGGAATGTCCCAGATCTTTACCTGTACAGTCACACGTTCAGCCATGAGCGCCAGTAGAACCAGAATGGAAGACAGAAAGTGATCTGCAAACACCGTGCAGTCCTCAGAACACGAGGCGATACAGCTGTCATCGAACGGGTTCCACTTGATGTCAACAACCTGAGCCCTGTGACCGCACACCCTCGGATGCTGAGGGTCCACTCTGCCTGTCTGGAAGGTGGAAAGTCAAACATCTCCTTTTGTCAGGCTAGTCATGATGATAGTGTGCCTACATGATGGATGGGCAGCACCAGGAAGGACCCGCCCCCGGCGCACTCTGTCACCATGGCGATGAAACAAGGATTGACAGAGCAGTACTGGTTGTCATGGACGCCACGTGTGATGGGAACGCCGTCGAAGCCGTGCTCCCTGCTGGATGCTTTCCCGAAGATGTGTCGGAACTTGGAGCAGTGGAAGGACGAGCGCCACGACATCTGCAGGAGACCAACGGagatgtgcgtgcgtgtgtgtgtgtgtgtgcatgcttacAACTATGTTTTTCGAGATAAACACTGTCGTTTGCTCGCTGTGGTGGGAGTCATAGACCAAATTCTGCTTCAGGCCCTAAAGCTAGGGCCAGCACTCTGTGTGCGTGCCGAAGTCAATGTGCTGCATGATCAGGTCAAATCAATAATGCAAACGTCAGTATTGGGTTTAATATTCTCatcaataataaatcaatacacGTGCACGCAAAGTGACAAATTGGTCATCTCCAACAGATCACTTCTTGTTAAATAGTAATAGGTGACATTTGAACTTCCTATTTAGCAGGTGGGGGAGGAAAGCAAGACAGGAAGATACACACTTGCCGCTTCAAACCCCGCACCGAAATGAGGTTTTTGTACGTTAGCGAAGTCAGAGTACGCAACAATCTAACATTGACGTATCGCATTGTTTCCTTGTTGCGCTAAGGCTCGTTTCACTATTGTGCTAATGTCGCTAAAGCTAAGTGACAGGCTAAGCTCCTAATTCACAGAAACACTCAAATTTAGTTGCCAAACACAGCGTGAGAAACTTTATTTCTTACAATTCCCAATGGATGTACCTTCCGAATAAGCAAATGAGAGGAAGGTGGCTGGCAAAGTCGAAGACGGCGGTGAAAATTGAGTAACATTGTCCACGTTAGGATTTGGGGCCCAGTTAATATGGTTCTCTCCATACAAGGGGGAATGTTTATGACACgaatagagagtggctggatccaagagcagtcggaggcagatgtgaaagaatgaatagtttattgatgaaaggtaatggcggtggtgaggacaggcggctggcttggcgggaGAAATAACGTGGATCAGAAACACGGGGAAaacactggaacaaggagacagGAATCAAAAAGGTAACGaggaatagggtgacttacgggaggtaaatgggccgtggtaccaccgaaagtaactgcaatacttcggcGAGGATGTCCTGGAACAGGCGGgtttatataccggtggtgataaagctgattggagacaggtgctgaaaacagagaaaggaggggagagagagagagagagagagagagaacgcaaagcgccctcccgactccaataatggaactgcaggcagtatatgacagttgAGCTGAAAAGGGAATTGTTTGTTTGGGTGTGTCCAGAGGTGTGTGACATCACGAGACAACTATCATGGGGATGGAAATTTGCCATATAGACATCAATGATTGTCATGTCACGCTATTACACaatagaaaatgtaaataagccGCCCCGTACGGCCGCACATGttgcacatgccagaaaccaCAACTGACTTAAACCGTAATGACCGTGTGACAAAGCTACAGATGAGCGTAGCACGAAGACTGCAAATGCATGTCGCTTATTGTGTCATCAGTTGATCTTGGTAGGATGTCATTGATTCGAGCGGTATAACAGCCCCGCTGTTCATACTCTTTCTTACCTCTGACACAGTCATGTAGCGTGGACCCCTGGCAACACCGAGATGACAGCTGGAACAACCCTCGGATGAAAGCTGGGCTTCTCAGCAAGCGCAGAACAGTCTCAAGTAGGAAGTACTGCTTCCCGCTGACTGTTGACAGCCGCATCGCCTCGCCTCCTGATCTGTGACGTCCTGCCTCCCCAGGCACATGagcctcgggggggggggggggttatgcaCGGCTGCCTGCGCACAAACGCGTCGCAACATACGACACCGCCGCCAGACACGCTGAGGTGGCCTGTCGATGACAACTTCGGCCTCCACTTGCTGCAAAAAGGTGATAGCTGCCTTTCACACAAATCTTTTTGCGGACCCGTCCCACCTCAACTAACTAACAAGAGTCCCTTTGAAATCATTTActgtaatataaaacaaaagagaagtgttttccaacctttattgagccaaataTCACggcacaaaaccaaacaaaaatgtgacaaaaacccCACATACTGATGTAACGATGATATTGTCTCGTTTGACTCAAATTTATTActgagtgtgaaatctgggcccgtttcattaaacacaaagctattattctgttgtatgactgGCAACAGTTAGATCagttgtaccttctgccatctagtggaaaggcatttaaatgttccgcttgtcactatatgtcgctggcatagacagATGAATGAAAAGCCTCATCAAAGCTCAGTCCAAATAGGAAGcagaagaggaggacgaggaagTTTCTGGAGAAGCGAAGAGCGGTTTCAACCGCAATGGCTCATTCAGGTCCTTTTCAGCTAACAAGCCGCTGGAACCAGCTGGAGAGAGAGCATTAACCACACAATGGTATTTCCGCACAAATCACTTTAgaattcaaatgtaaaacacGTGGGGTCTCACATGGGCTGTTGTCAGCTTTGTCACGCTCCTCCTGAGCAGCGTCCGATGGATCGGACTTCTCGAGCGAGTCGTCGACGATCGCCGTGTTGGAGTCTCCGATGTCGGAAGCCTTCGCGTGGTTTACGTGCGCCGCCTCTTGCGGTGCTGCAAAAGCCAGGTACAGTCAGAGGTCCGTCACACCTTTAGTTTGAGTTGAAAAGAACACAAACGGTACCGTGCTCCTCTGATTGTGGAGCCGTGCCAGTTGGCCACTGGAGATGTGGAACGGTCACAGGGAGTCTCTTGGCCTTTTGGGGTCATAGCATTTGTCAGCATGTGCACCAGTAACCATGTCAGCACTGGCGCCAGCGCTGTGTAAAAAGGCTATTTAAGAGCACACCTTGGTCATCCAGGGAGAGGGCCTCAAAGTCGCCTGCAGGCCCCGAACTCGTGATTGCCAGGAGCCGGACGTTGGAGGTCAAACGAGTACATCTGCAAGGAACATTTAAAAACGAGAAGCTCGCCTATCCTTCCTCTCGGTTGAGGCGTGCCAAAGTGCCGCTCTTACCCGGGACGCCCTCCTCAGCAGGTAGAGGATGACGAGAAGGATGATGATCACCAGGAGCAGCAGCACCAGGAGGGTGTAACCTAAAGAACGTGGGCGGCATCTTGTCAAGGGTCCAAACAGAACATCTTCAACATCACATCATTCTTACCCCAGGAATCATGGCCGCCCACGGGTGCTGAAAGAGACAACACTCGTCAGTAATACTTTCCACTTGTTCTTGGCATTGGTGAATGCCATTGTGACTTTACCCGCCGCTGTTGTGGAAACCAGGTCCTCCTCCGCTGGCGCTGTGGGCTTCCGCTCACTGGGATCATGGACTTTGTCGCTCACTGTTGAGGGTGGTCCTTCGGTCCCGGCTGTTTGTGCCTATTCAATGAGTTTTAATTactgtttccatgacaacaagcttTAAACAAAACATCTTTCAACATATGTGTGTTTAAATTCAGAAAACTGAAAAGATCTTACTTAATTGGCACAATTGcgtaatcatttttaaaaatccagtgcagtacatttttaattacagtGAATCTTTTAGAATGAGACTGTATTTGAATGCATGTTATTATGGTATTTTTTTCGATGCTACTAAAGTTTGAGAGGCACCGGCTTAGAACAAGAATGAAGGTGGAGCTCAGCCGCACCGTTGCAGTTGACAGCACACCGGGTTGATTTGGGGACGTCCGGTTGCGATGGTACAGCGCCGTTGGGGTTGAGGTGTCCGTGGGGGGGGTCCCCAACGTAGAGAGAGCATCTGGAGCAAACATGAAGGAGAAGGTGAGATGTGGACTGGCAGGAAGACGAATATTTCAACTCCATTTTGTCTGTACCTGATGTGCGGTTCTTCGATGTTGCGGTTTGGTTTTGTCCTCGGCATACAGAAGCTGCCGCTAAAACTGAAAAGATCGAAGTATGAAGCACACTGCATCTAGAGACTTCATTTGACTTTCCACGGGAAGGATCCGTACGGTTGTTGGAGGCCATTCCCCAACAAATAAGATCCGCCGCTGCACCCACCGAGGAAGAAGAATCGAGGGCTCATCTTCGTTGCAGTTGAACCAAGATATCGATGCAGCTTTACATCTCAGTCAGATGCAACCTTCCCAGAAAGCTCCTCTGCCCGTTTAATAGCTTATATTTTGAATCACACGACGCTCGCAGCGCGCTTTCGATCTCACTTTCAGGAAGTGAGCAAAGGCTGCAAAGACACAGGATGTAGTCGCTCGTTCTGCTCACCAACATGAGATCATTTCCTTTAGTCTAAAACCAGCGCTTGAAATCAATTCAAGTCAATTTCATTCATATAGCACCATGGGCGGATTAGCGGTCTGTCTAGGTTCcttccctcacctatggtcacaagccgtgggtcatgaccaaaagaacaagatcgtggATACAAGTGAGTGAAAGGAGTTTTCCCTGCAGGTTTTCTGGGGTCTAACTTAGAGAAGCTTGGTCCTCTGGGAGGGACTCAGAGATGCCCACCAAAGCCCGTTTGGATGCCCGGGGCCACAGCCCCCTCCCCTGTATTTGGCGGCCCCGAGCCTCACGTTAGTCCGCCCCTGTGCACCGCCAATTCACAACAGAAGTTATATTCTCAGCTTTAGCATCTCAGCTAAACTAAAATATTGGGGCAAGACACAAATGGGATATGAAAGCAGAAGTTGTTCACACCAAACTTATCCAAGGAGAACGAGAAAAGCAACTGACCCCACAAAGGTACAGGCACGTCTCATTTGGCCATATCATTTTAATTCACAGCAtcaatgttttaattgtatgatttatagggggaaaaaacattttgaatccaaaagataCAATGAAAAGAAGGGTCAGTTCTTGTATTCAACATAAATAGAATCATATTCGCATTTTGCTGCAGAGTCCAAAAATTCAAGGGCTTCCAggacatataaataaataaaatgactctttaaaatgccattttcaGATCTACTCCTCTGTGGTCCAGTCTGCAGCGATGCTATGCTCCAAGGCGATGGCGGCCAGCTCCTTCAGGAATTCTGCGTAGAGGACAATGGCGAACACTCTGCTCTTATCTTGGGGCGGGATGGCGGGACAGGCCGGCAAGTGGCCGAGGTGGGGTGCTGCAAGAGAGTTCCTCACGGAGCCGTTGGGAAGAGGGCGGTCCGGATCTTCGCTGCACCGAGACTGAAGGCTttctggaacacacacacacacacacgtgctggGCCTCAATGCATGTTATCACTTAATACAGGTTCAGTATTCCTTTTTCGACA is a window from the Phycodurus eques isolate BA_2022a chromosome 23, UOR_Pequ_1.1, whole genome shotgun sequence genome containing:
- the LOC133397699 gene encoding coronin-2A-like isoform X1, with translation MRLSTVSGKQYFLLETVLRLLRSPAFIRGLFQLSSRCCQGSTLHDCVRAPVSNQLYHHRYINPPVPGHPRRSIAVTFGGTTAHLPPMSWRSSFHCSKFRHIFGKASSREHGFDGVPITRGVHDNQYCSVNPCFIAMVTECAGGGSFLVLPIHHTGRVDPQHPRVCGHRAQVVDIKWNPFDDSCIASCSEDCTVFADHFLSSILVLLALMAERVTVQVKIWDIPSCGVERNLTQARKTLIGHSRRVGLIEWHPTAENLLLSSAYDYKVRSRIKAAVLEIIPEEICLQVLLWDVSQDGAVLRCPVRVVMAPVHHRFPSEMLLLSVSFNLEGNRLAVASKDRRVRVLDPRTGRILQVSCNKYHRANKVVYIRGLKMLLSTGCSPWNHRQIVLWDPDDLSEPLYEEDLDGSAGVLFPFFDPDTDMLYLAGKGDGNIRYYELSSEKPYISFLTEFRSPLPHKGLAVMPKRGLDVNICEIFRFYRLIAVKGLVEPLSMIVPRKKVDLTHELSCKCRKHQMFCLLRQSATFHEDLYPMTAGNRAAMTAQEWLTGINRAGPVLMSLHPGIRAVNPYPESLAGRSWYTKRPTTEALPRSTPGLMEKNFLQEQLAYQDAKYHRDTDMLSGWQSDESQLWTYDITPHCCEPAERPPPTTQDELREAFYKQQEEIRGLREILDQKDVSTRGPWRPSW
- the LOC133397699 gene encoding coronin-2B-like isoform X12; its protein translation is MRLSTVSGKQYFLLETVLRLLRSPAFIRGLFQLSSRCCQGSTLHDCVRAPVSNQLYHHRYINPPVPGHPRRSIAVTFGGTTAHLPPMSWRSSFHCSKFRHIFGKASSREHGFDGVPITRGVHDNQYCSVNPCFIAMVTECAGGGSFLVLPIHHTGRVDPQHPRVCGHRAQVVDIKWNPFDDSCIASCSEDCTVFADHFLSSILVLLALMAERVTVQVKIWDIPSCGVERNLTQARKTLIGHSRRVGLIEWHPTAENLLLSSAYDYKVRSRIKAAVLEIIPEEICLQVLLWDVSQDGAVLRCPVRVVMAPVHHRFPSEMLLLSVSFNLEGNRLAVASKDRRVRVLDPRTGRILQVSCNKYHRANKVVYIRGLKMLLSTGCSPWNHRQIVLWDPDDLSEPLYEEDLDGSAGVLFPFFDPDTDMLYLAGKSATFHEDLYPMTAGNRAAMTAQEWLTGINRAGPVLMSLHPGIRAVNPYPESLAGRSWYTKRPTTEALPRSTPGLMEKNFLQEQLAYQDAKYHRDTDMLSGWQSDESQLWTYDITPHCCEPAERPPPTTQDELREAFYKQQEEIRGLREILDQKDVSTRGPWRPSW
- the LOC133397699 gene encoding coronin-2A-like isoform X9; this encodes MRLSTVSGKQYFLLETVLRLLRSPAFIRGLFQLSSRCCQGSTLHDCVRAPVSNQLYHHRYINPPVPGHPRRSIAVTFGGTTAHLPPMSWRSSFHCSKFRHIFGKASSREHGFDGVPITRGVHDNQYCSVNPCFIAMVTECAGGGSFLVLPIHHTGRVDPQHPRVCGHRAQVVDIKWNPFDDSCIASCSEDCTVKIWDIPSCGVERNLTQARKTLIGHSRRVGLIEWHPTAENLLLSSAYDYKVLLWDVSQDGAVLRCPVRVVMAPVHHRFPSEMLLLSVSFNLEGNRLAVASKDRRVRVLDPRTGRILQVSCNKYHRANKVVYIRGLKMLLSTGCSPWNHRQIVLWDPDDLSEPLYEEDLDGSAGVLFPFFDPDTDMLYLAGKGDGNIRYYELSSEKPYISFLTEFRSPLPHKGLAVMPKRGLDVNICEIFRFYRLIAVKGLVEPLSMIVPRKKSATFHEDLYPMTAGNRAAMTAQEWLTGINRAGPVLMSLHPGIRAVNPYPESLAGRSWYTKRPTTEALPRSTPGLMEKNFLQEQLAYQDAKYHRDTDMLSGWQSDESQLWTYDITPHCCEPAERPPPTTQDELREAFYKQQEEIRGLREILDQKDVSTRGPWRPSW
- the LOC133397699 gene encoding coronin-2A-like isoform X5 gives rise to the protein MRLSTVSGKQYFLLETVLRLLRSPAFIRGLFQLSSRCCQGSTLHDCVRAPVSNQLYHHRYINPPVPGHPRRSIAVTFGGTTAHLPPMSWRSSFHCSKFRHIFGKASSREHGFDGVPITRGVHDNQYCSVNPCFIAMVTECAGGGSFLVLPIHHTGRVDPQHPRVCGHRAQVVDIKWNPFDDSCIASCSEDCTVFADHFLSSILVLLALMAERVTVQVKIWDIPSCGVERNLTQARKTLIGHSRRVGLIEWHPTAENLLLSSAYDYKVRSRIKAAVLEIIPEEICLQVLLWDVSQDGAVLRCPVRVVMAPVHHRFPSEMLLLSVSFNLEGNRLAVASKDRRVRVLDPRTGRILQVSCNKYHRANKVVYIRGLKMLLSTGCSPWNHRQIVLWDPDDLSEPLYEEDLDGSAGVLFPFFDPDTDMLYLAGKGDGNIRYYELSSEKPYISFLTEFRSPLPHKGLAVMPKRGLDVNICEIFRFYRLIAVKGLVEPLSMIVPRKKSATFHEDLYPMTAGNRAAMTAQEWLTGINRAGPVLMSLHPGIRAVNPYPESLAGRSWYTKRPTTEALPRSTPGLMEKNFLQEQLAYQDAKYHRDTDMLSGWQSDESQLWTYDITPHCCEPAERPPPTTQDELREAFYKQQEEIRGLREILDQKDVSTRGPWRPSW
- the LOC133397699 gene encoding coronin-2A-like isoform X7, with translation MRLSTVSGKQYFLLETVLRLLRSPAFIRGLFQLSSRCCQGSTLHDCVRAPVSNQLYHHRYINPPVPGHPRRSIAVTFGGTTAHLPPMSWRSSFHCSKFRHIFGKASSREHGFDGVPITRGVHDNQYCSVNPCFIAMVTECAGGGSFLVLPIHHTGRVDPQHPRVCGHRAQVVDIKWNPFDDSCIASCSEDCTVFADHFLSSILVLLALMAERVTVQVKIWDIPSCGVERNLTQARKTLIGHSRRVLLWDVSQDGAVLRCPVRVVMAPVHHRFPSEMLLLSVSFNLEGNRLAVASKDRRVRVLDPRTGRILQVSCNKYHRANKVVYIRGLKMLLSTGCSPWNHRQIVLWDPDDLSEPLYEEDLDGSAGVLFPFFDPDTDMLYLAGKGDGNIRYYELSSEKPYISFLTEFRSPLPHKGLAVMPKRGLDVNICEIFRFYRLIAVKGLVEPLSMIVPRKKVDLTHELSCKCRKHQMFCLLRQSATFHEDLYPMTAGNRAAMTAQEWLTGINRAGPVLMSLHPGIRAVNPYPESLAGRSWYTKRPTTEALPRSTPGLMEKNFLQEQLAYQDAKYHRDTDMLSGWQSDESQLWTYDITPHCCEPAERPPPTTQDELREAFYKQQEEIRGLREILDQKDVSTRGPWRPSW
- the LOC133397699 gene encoding coronin-2A-like isoform X4: MRLSTVSGKQYFLLETVLRLLRSPAFIRGLFQLSSRCCQGSTLHDCVRAPVSNQLYHHRYINPPVPGHPRRSIAVTFGGTTAHLPPMSWRSSFHCSKFRHIFGKASSREHGFDGVPITRGVHDNQYCSVNPCFIAMVTECAGGGSFLVLPIHHTGRVDPQHPRVCGHRAQVVDIKWNPFDDSCIASCSEDCTVFADHFLSSILVLLALMAERVTVQVKIWDIPSCGVERNLTQARKTLIGHSRRVGLIEWHPTAENLLLSSAYDYKVLLWDVSQDGAVLRCPVRVVMAPVHHRFPSEMLLLSVSFNLEGNRLAVASKDRRVRVLDPRTGRILQVSCNKYHRANKVVYIRGLKMLLSTGCSPWNHRQIVLWDPDDLSEPLYEEDLDGSAGVLFPFFDPDTDMLYLAGKGDGNIRYYELSSEKPYISFLTEFRSPLPHKGLAVMPKRGLDVNICEIFRFYRLIAVKGLVEPLSMIVPRKKVDLTHELSCKCRKHQMFCLLRQSATFHEDLYPMTAGNRAAMTAQEWLTGINRAGPVLMSLHPGIRAVNPYPESLAGRSWYTKRPTTEALPRSTPGLMEKNFLQEQLAYQDAKYHRDTDMLSGWQSDESQLWTYDITPHCCEPAERPPPTTQDELREAFYKQQEEIRGLREILDQKDVSTRGPWRPSW
- the LOC133397699 gene encoding coronin-2A-like isoform X15; this translates as MRLSTVSGKQYFLLETVLRLLRSPAFIRGLFQLSSRCCQGSTLHDCVRAPVSNQLYHHRYINPPVPGHPRRSIAVTFGGTTAHLPPVKIWDIPSCGVERNLTQARKTLIGHSRRVGLIEWHPTAENLLLSSAYDYKVRSRIKAAVLEIIPEEICLQVLLWDVSQDGAVLRCPVRVVMAPVHHRFPSEMLLLSVSFNLEGNRLAVASKDRRVRVLDPRTGRILQVSCNKYHRANKVVYIRGLKMLLSTGCSPWNHRQIVLWDPDDLSEPLYEEDLDGSAGVLFPFFDPDTDMLYLAGKGDGNIRYYELSSEKPYISFLTEFRSPLPHKGLAVMPKRGLDVNICEIFRFYRLIAVKGLVEPLSMIVPRKKVDLTHELSCKCRKHQMFCLLRQSATFHEDLYPMTAGNRAAMTAQEWLTGINRAGPVLMSLHPGIRAVNPYPESLAGRSWYTKRPTTEALPRSTPGLMEKNFLQEQLAYQDAKYHRDTDMLSGWQSDESQLWTYDITPHCCEPAERPPPTTQDELREAFYKQQEEIRGLREILDQKDVSTRGPWRPSW
- the LOC133397699 gene encoding coronin-2A-like isoform X6; its protein translation is MRLSTVSGKQYFLLETVLRLLRSPAFIRGLFQLSSRCCQGSTLHDCVRAPVSNQLYHHRYINPPVPGHPRRSIAVTFGGTTAHLPPMSWRSSFHCSKFRHIFGKASSREHGFDGVPITRGVHDNQYCSVNPCFIAMVTECAGGGSFLVLPIHHTGRVDPQHPRVCGHRAQVVDIKWNPFDDSCIASCSEDCTVKIWDIPSCGVERNLTQARKTLIGHSRRVGLIEWHPTAENLLLSSAYDYKVRSRIKAAVLEIIPEEICLQVLLWDVSQDGAVLRCPVRVVMAPVHHRFPSEMLLLSVSFNLEGNRLAVASKDRRVRVLDPRTGRILQVSCNKYHRANKVVYIRGLKMLLSTGCSPWNHRQIVLWDPDDLSEPLYEEDLDGSAGVLFPFFDPDTDMLYLAGKGDGNIRYYELSSEKPYISFLTEFRSPLPHKGLAVMPKRGLDVNICEIFRFYRLIAVKGLVEPLSMIVPRKKVDLTHELSCKCRKHQMFCLLRQSATFHEDLYPMTAGNRAAMTAQEWLTGINRAGPVLMSLHPGIRAVNPYPESLAGRSWYTKRPTTEALPRSTPGLMEKNFLQEQLAYQDAKYHRDTDMLSGWQSDESQLWTYDITPHCCEPAERPPPTTQDELREAFYKQQEEIRGLREILDQKDVSTRGPWRPSW
- the LOC133397699 gene encoding coronin-2A-like isoform X2; the encoded protein is MRLSTVSGKQYFLLETVLRLLRSPAFIRGLFQLSSRCCQGSTLHDCVRAPVSNQLYHHRYINPPVPGHPRRSIAVTFGGTTAHLPPMSWRSSFHCSKFRHIFGKASSREHGFDGVPITRGVHDNQYCSVNPCFIAMVTECAGGGSFLVLPIHHTGRVDPQHPRVCGHRAQVVDIKWNPFDDSCIASCSEDCTVFADHFLSSILVLLALMAERVTVQVKIWDIPSCGVERNLTQARKTLIGHSRRVGLIEWHPTAENLLLSSAYDYKVRSRIKAAVLEIIPEEICLQVLLWDVSQDGAVLRCPVRVVMAPVHHRFPSEMLLLSVSFNLEGNRLAVASKDRRVRVLDPRTGRILQVSCNKYHRANKVVYIRGLKMLLSTGCSPWNHRQIVLWDPDDLSEPLYEEDLDGSAGVLFPFFDPDTDMLYLAGKGDGNIRYYELSSEKPYISFLTEFRSPLPHKGLAVMPKRGLDVNICEIFRFYRLIAVKGLVEPLSMIVPRKKVDLTHELSCKCRKHQMFCLLRQSATFHEDLYPMTAGNRAAMTAQEWLTGINRGPVLMSLHPGIRAVNPYPESLAGRSWYTKRPTTEALPRSTPGLMEKNFLQEQLAYQDAKYHRDTDMLSGWQSDESQLWTYDITPHCCEPAERPPPTTQDELREAFYKQQEEIRGLREILDQKDVSTRGPWRPSW
- the LOC133397699 gene encoding coronin-2A-like isoform X11 — encoded protein: MSWRSSFHCSKFRHIFGKASSREHGFDGVPITRGVHDNQYCSVNPCFIAMVTECAGGGSFLVLPIHHTGRVDPQHPRVCGHRAQVVDIKWNPFDDSCIASCSEDCTVFADHFLSSILVLLALMAERVTVQVKIWDIPSCGVERNLTQARKTLIGHSRRVGLIEWHPTAENLLLSSAYDYKVRSRIKAAVLEIIPEEICLQVLLWDVSQDGAVLRCPVRVVMAPVHHRFPSEMLLLSVSFNLEGNRLAVASKDRRVRVLDPRTGRILQVSCNKYHRANKVVYIRGLKMLLSTGCSPWNHRQIVLWDPDDLSEPLYEEDLDGSAGVLFPFFDPDTDMLYLAGKGDGNIRYYELSSEKPYISFLTEFRSPLPHKGLAVMPKRGLDVNICEIFRFYRLIAVKGLVEPLSMIVPRKKVDLTHELSCKCRKHQMFCLLRQSATFHEDLYPMTAGNRAAMTAQEWLTGINRAGPVLMSLHPGIRAVNPYPESLAGRSWYTKRPTTEALPRSTPGLMEKNFLQEQLAYQDAKYHRDTDMLSGWQSDESQLWTYDITPHCCEPAERPPPTTQDELREAFYKQQEEIRGLREILDQKDVSTRGPWRPSW